The Pyramidobacter porci genome includes a region encoding these proteins:
- the yedF gene encoding sulfurtransferase-like selenium metabolism protein YedF: MIQIDARGKACPEPVIMTKNALADNPDAVAVRVDNVPAAQNVSRFFESKGYKAVVSGEGKDFTVTGARDGSAPAPESCGCDLVPSARLKNAVFIAHSRIGGDDPQLGEVLMKAFLGTLVQYDENERPSVIALMNEGVTLAEQGTSSAETLRDYVARGGTVLVCGTCLKHFGLMEKVGVGIVSNMFEIVSTLLACNTLSL; the protein is encoded by the coding sequence ATGATTCAAATCGATGCCAGAGGCAAAGCCTGCCCCGAACCCGTGATCATGACCAAAAACGCGCTCGCCGACAATCCTGACGCCGTCGCCGTGCGCGTGGACAACGTGCCGGCCGCGCAAAACGTTTCGCGCTTCTTCGAAAGCAAGGGCTATAAAGCCGTTGTCAGCGGAGAAGGCAAAGATTTCACCGTCACCGGCGCCCGCGACGGTTCGGCGCCGGCCCCCGAGTCCTGCGGCTGCGACCTCGTGCCGTCGGCCAGACTGAAGAACGCCGTTTTCATCGCTCACAGCAGAATCGGCGGCGACGACCCGCAGCTCGGCGAAGTGCTGATGAAAGCGTTCCTCGGCACGCTGGTGCAGTACGACGAAAACGAGCGCCCCTCAGTCATCGCCCTGATGAACGAGGGCGTCACGCTTGCGGAACAGGGCACGTCCAGCGCGGAAACGCTTCGGGATTATGTGGCGCGGGGCGGCACAGTACTTGTCTGCGGGACCTGCCTGAAGCATTTCGGCCTGATGGAAAAAGTCGGAGTGGGGATCGTCTCCAACATGTTCGAGATCGTTTCCACTCTGCTTGCCTGCAATACTCTTTCTCTGTAA
- the hemW gene encoding radical SAM family heme chaperone HemW has product MADKRRLSLYVHVPFCRSKCPYCAFYSFAPRSGQMERWLACVVAELGTIRRGLSGGEFSTVYIGGGTPSYLPLVLWRELLGALAKIPREPACEFTVEANPESADEEKLALWKDFGVTRVSVGVQSLDDRELRMLARPHDSAQALRILERCMKKGFRVSADLIFGLPRQTLRRWHENMSKLVAAGVTHLSVYQLTIEDGSFWGRRRPPGLPDGYPMYRWAQYYLPRQGLQQYEIASFAVPGFESRHNQAYWRRSDVCAAGPAAWGFLNGVRFANCRSLERWAERIENGQSPVEFREKLSEAREASEAAVLALRTSEGIRFEEFAARYGERWLDAITKRLRSLPEQDFVWRGNGVALSPRGMRVGNSIWAELMDLER; this is encoded by the coding sequence ATGGCAGATAAACGCCGCCTCTCGCTTTACGTCCACGTGCCTTTCTGCCGTTCCAAATGCCCGTACTGCGCGTTTTACAGCTTTGCGCCGCGAAGCGGGCAGATGGAACGGTGGCTGGCGTGCGTCGTCGCGGAGCTGGGAACGATACGGCGCGGGCTTTCGGGAGGGGAATTTTCAACGGTCTACATCGGCGGCGGCACGCCGTCGTATCTGCCGTTGGTTCTTTGGCGCGAACTGCTCGGCGCGCTGGCTAAAATTCCGCGGGAGCCCGCCTGCGAGTTTACGGTCGAAGCCAATCCCGAGAGCGCCGACGAGGAAAAACTGGCGCTCTGGAAAGATTTTGGCGTCACGCGCGTCAGCGTGGGCGTGCAGTCCCTTGACGATCGGGAACTGAGGATGCTGGCCCGTCCGCACGACAGCGCGCAGGCGCTGAGGATTCTGGAACGTTGCATGAAAAAAGGGTTCCGCGTCAGCGCCGATCTGATCTTCGGTCTGCCGCGCCAGACGCTGAGGCGCTGGCACGAAAACATGTCGAAGCTCGTCGCCGCAGGCGTGACGCACCTGTCCGTCTACCAGCTCACGATCGAAGACGGCAGCTTTTGGGGGCGTCGTCGGCCGCCGGGACTGCCGGACGGCTATCCAATGTATCGCTGGGCGCAGTATTATCTGCCGCGTCAGGGATTGCAGCAATACGAAATCGCCAGTTTTGCGGTCCCGGGATTCGAAAGCCGGCACAATCAGGCCTATTGGAGGCGCAGCGACGTGTGTGCGGCGGGGCCGGCCGCCTGGGGCTTTCTGAACGGCGTCCGTTTCGCCAACTGCCGCAGCCTGGAGCGGTGGGCGGAGCGGATCGAGAACGGACAAAGCCCCGTGGAATTTCGCGAGAAACTGTCCGAGGCCCGGGAAGCTTCGGAAGCGGCGGTACTGGCGCTGCGCACGAGCGAAGGCATCCGTTTCGAAGAGTTTGCCGCGCGCTATGGCGAACGTTGGCTCGACGCGATAACGAAGCGCCTGCGCTCCCTGCCGGAACAGGATTTTGTCTGGCGCGGGAACGGCGTAGCCCTTTCGCCGCGGGGAATGCGCGTCGGCAATTCGATCTGGGCGGAACTGATGGATTTGGAACGGTAA
- a CDS encoding YgiQ family radical SAM protein encodes MNDFLPVCRRDMERRGWEQLDFLFITGDAYVDHPTFANGLIARWMEYLGYRIGVIAQPDWRSRRDFEAMGEPRLAVFVSAGNLDSMLNKLTASRNKRGHDAYSPNGETGHRPDRATIVYCNRVREIWGTKPLVVGGIEASMRRFSHYDYWSDRVRRPMLADCKADLLIYGMGELQLKEIAARLDAGVPVREIDLVPGTCVMKKFKPEDCVEIPSYEAVAADKAAYAEAFRLQSLEQDPIRGAAVAQKVGDRYMVQNRPMRPLTTAEFDLVNELPFTREAHPMYDRCGGIPAIEEVRFSINSTRGCFGSCAFCAIHAHQGRIIQARSDESILREAREMTRHPKFKGYIHDVGGPTGNFRAPACEDQLRRGCCRHRQCLSPKPCPRLRATHREFIRLLEKLRAVPGVKKVFLRSGLRYDYILADPEGEKFIEALCRHHVSGQLRVAPEHASLRVLRLMGKPPIEEYVRFKKLFEEATRRAGKEQYVLPYLISSHPGCTLKDAVELAEFLRDQRFTPEQVQDFIPTPGSLSTCMFYTGLDPTTGEKLYVPRGGREKALQRALLQYRQPENYDLVAEALRKAGREDLIGWNERCLIRPPKKNRQRISAGRKGLNTSFASGGEKRKYGQHTRRNPD; translated from the coding sequence ATGAACGATTTTTTGCCGGTCTGCCGGCGGGACATGGAACGCCGCGGTTGGGAGCAGCTGGATTTTCTATTTATCACCGGCGACGCTTACGTGGATCACCCGACGTTTGCCAACGGCCTGATCGCCCGCTGGATGGAATACCTGGGCTACCGCATCGGCGTGATCGCCCAGCCCGACTGGCGCAGCCGCCGCGATTTCGAAGCGATGGGGGAGCCGCGGCTGGCCGTTTTCGTCTCGGCGGGCAACCTCGATTCCATGCTGAACAAGCTGACCGCCTCGCGCAACAAGCGGGGGCACGACGCCTATTCTCCCAACGGCGAAACCGGACATCGGCCCGATCGGGCCACGATCGTCTACTGCAACCGCGTCCGCGAGATCTGGGGGACGAAGCCGCTGGTCGTCGGCGGCATCGAAGCCAGCATGCGCCGTTTCAGCCATTACGATTACTGGTCGGACAGGGTGCGTCGGCCAATGCTTGCCGACTGCAAAGCGGATCTTCTGATTTACGGCATGGGCGAACTTCAGCTGAAAGAAATCGCCGCCCGGCTTGACGCGGGCGTCCCGGTGCGTGAGATCGACTTGGTGCCGGGCACCTGCGTGATGAAAAAATTCAAACCCGAGGACTGCGTGGAAATCCCGTCCTACGAGGCGGTCGCGGCCGATAAGGCGGCCTATGCCGAGGCGTTCCGCCTGCAAAGCCTCGAGCAGGATCCCATCCGCGGCGCGGCGGTGGCGCAAAAAGTCGGCGACCGTTACATGGTGCAGAACAGGCCCATGCGCCCGCTGACGACGGCAGAGTTCGATCTGGTCAACGAGCTGCCGTTTACCCGCGAAGCCCATCCCATGTACGACAGATGCGGCGGCATCCCCGCCATTGAAGAGGTGCGCTTCAGCATCAACAGCACGCGCGGATGCTTCGGCAGCTGCGCTTTCTGCGCGATCCACGCCCACCAGGGGCGCATCATCCAGGCGCGGAGCGATGAATCGATCCTGCGGGAAGCCCGCGAGATGACGCGCCATCCGAAATTCAAGGGGTACATCCACGACGTCGGCGGCCCGACGGGGAACTTCCGCGCGCCCGCCTGCGAGGACCAGCTGCGCCGCGGCTGCTGCCGCCACCGGCAGTGCCTTTCGCCGAAGCCGTGCCCGCGTCTGCGCGCGACTCATCGCGAATTCATCCGGCTGCTTGAAAAACTGAGAGCCGTTCCCGGCGTGAAAAAAGTTTTTCTCCGCTCGGGACTGCGATATGATTATATCCTCGCCGATCCCGAGGGGGAAAAGTTTATCGAGGCGCTATGCCGCCACCACGTCTCCGGTCAGCTGCGCGTGGCGCCGGAGCATGCCAGCCTGCGCGTGCTGCGTTTGATGGGCAAGCCGCCCATCGAGGAGTATGTGCGCTTTAAAAAGCTCTTCGAAGAGGCGACGCGGCGCGCGGGAAAGGAACAGTACGTTTTGCCGTATCTGATTTCCAGCCACCCGGGATGTACGCTGAAAGACGCGGTCGAGCTGGCGGAGTTCCTGCGCGATCAGCGTTTCACCCCGGAGCAGGTGCAGGACTTTATCCCGACGCCGGGCAGCCTCTCGACCTGCATGTTCTATACAGGGCTCGATCCGACGACGGGCGAAAAGCTGTACGTCCCCCGCGGCGGTCGCGAAAAAGCCCTGCAGCGCGCGCTGCTTCAATATCGGCAGCCCGAAAATTACGACCTTGTGGCAGAAGCCCTGCGCAAAGCGGGGCGGGAGGATCTGATCGGCTGGAACGAGCGTTGCCTGATCCGCCCGCCGAAAAAGAACCGGCAGAGAATTTCTGCGGGACGAAAAGGACTGAACACGTCTTTCGCTTCAGGAGGAGAAAAAAGGAAATATGGCCAACACACTCGGCGAAATCCTGACTGA
- the murB gene encoding UDP-N-acetylmuramate dehydrogenase translates to MANTLGEILTDSGLIWKAGVPLRTLCHWKIGGPADYVIEPRSAEEAAAAQRIAGEANVPFLVIGHGSNMLFDDAGYRGVIIKLGRKMSRCRFSGSRVRAEAGIWAPMLARACAGRGLAGLEHIVGIPGNLGGLVYMNGGSLRQSIGDAVVCVEVLDERGNVAAVSAAECNFSYRHSVFQEKKSVVLGVELELRQSTPGDVRRKMLEILKERREKFPLNLPNCGSVFSNEPPLYETYGPPGMVIEQTGLKGARVGDAEISARHANFIVNRGRASSAEVFALVRHVRRKVLERTGFLLRCEVCYAAPDGRCGRLDAFL, encoded by the coding sequence ATGGCCAACACACTCGGCGAAATCCTGACTGATTCGGGATTGATCTGGAAGGCCGGCGTGCCGCTGCGAACCCTGTGCCACTGGAAGATCGGCGGCCCCGCGGATTATGTGATCGAACCGCGCAGCGCGGAGGAGGCCGCGGCGGCGCAGCGCATCGCCGGAGAAGCAAACGTTCCGTTTCTTGTCATCGGTCACGGTTCCAACATGCTTTTCGACGACGCCGGTTACCGCGGCGTCATCATAAAGCTGGGGCGCAAGATGAGCCGCTGCCGCTTTTCCGGCTCGAGGGTCAGAGCGGAAGCCGGGATCTGGGCGCCGATGCTGGCGCGGGCGTGCGCCGGTCGCGGCCTGGCGGGGCTCGAACATATCGTGGGCATCCCCGGCAACCTCGGCGGCCTGGTTTATATGAACGGCGGCAGTCTCAGGCAGAGCATCGGAGACGCCGTGGTCTGCGTGGAGGTTTTGGACGAGCGGGGGAATGTTGCCGCCGTCTCCGCTGCGGAGTGCAATTTTTCCTACCGTCATTCGGTCTTTCAGGAAAAGAAAAGCGTTGTTCTCGGCGTGGAACTGGAACTTCGACAAAGCACGCCCGGCGATGTGCGCCGGAAGATGCTGGAGATTCTGAAGGAACGCCGGGAAAAATTTCCGCTGAACTTGCCCAACTGTGGATCGGTGTTCAGCAACGAGCCTCCGCTTTACGAAACGTACGGGCCGCCGGGCATGGTGATCGAGCAGACGGGGCTGAAAGGTGCCCGCGTCGGCGATGCGGAGATCAGCGCGCGCCATGCCAACTTTATCGTCAATCGCGGACGGGCTTCTTCGGCGGAAGTTTTCGCGCTGGTCAGGCACGTCCGGCGGAAGGTTCTGGAGCGGACGGGATTTCTGCTGCGCTGCGAAGTCTGTTATGCGGCCCCTGACGGCCGATGCGGGCGTCTTGACGCGTTCCTGTAA
- the lepA gene encoding translation elongation factor 4, translating to MTADPRKVRNFSIIAHIDHGKSTIADRLLEATGTIAKRNMKEQILDNMAIERERGITIKSVPVRMDYHAADGQTYVLNLIDTPGHVDFGYEVSRSLAACEGALLVVDSTQGVQAQTLANAYKAVDHDLTVLPVLNKIDLPSARPEEVRREIEDVIGIDASEAVCCSAKEGIGIHEILEQVVARVPAPRGSEDAPLQALIFDAVYDNYRGIVCYVRIVNGAMQRGDAIKMMATGASYAVEEVGVFSPGWTPVEALGVGEVGYFTASIKTLDEARVGDTVTNVARPAEKALPGYQAVKSVVYCGFYPVERDDFPQLRDALEKLKLNDASLTYDPETSTALGFGFRCGFLGLLHMDISRERLEREFDVHLVATAPNVVYRVVKKDGEVVEAHRPGDFPPEGEIREVQEPMIRLTVYTPKDYVGKVMQLCQDKRGVYLNLDYITPERARLVYDLPLAEFIVEFYDKLQSLTRGYASLDYEHIGFRASNLVKVDMLINQEPIDAFSFICHVDDAYHRGHASAMKLKTLIPNQLFEVPIQASIGKKVIVRTNVRALRKDVLAKCYGGDISRKNKLLEKQKKGKERLKQIGKVSIPPEAFLSFLDVNDEEDGR from the coding sequence GTGACAGCCGATCCTCGAAAAGTACGCAATTTTTCAATTATCGCCCATATCGACCACGGCAAGTCTACGATTGCCGACCGTCTGCTGGAGGCGACGGGAACGATCGCCAAAAGGAACATGAAGGAGCAGATTCTCGACAACATGGCGATCGAACGGGAGCGGGGCATCACCATCAAATCCGTTCCCGTGCGCATGGATTATCATGCCGCCGACGGGCAAACGTACGTGCTGAACCTGATCGACACGCCGGGGCACGTCGATTTCGGCTACGAAGTGTCGCGCTCCCTGGCGGCCTGCGAGGGCGCGCTGCTCGTCGTGGATTCCACGCAGGGGGTCCAGGCGCAGACGCTGGCGAACGCTTACAAGGCGGTCGACCACGATCTGACGGTGCTCCCGGTTCTGAACAAGATCGATCTGCCCTCGGCGCGCCCGGAGGAAGTCCGCCGCGAGATCGAAGACGTGATCGGCATCGACGCCTCGGAGGCCGTGTGCTGCAGCGCCAAGGAAGGCATCGGCATCCATGAGATTTTGGAGCAGGTCGTCGCTCGCGTTCCCGCGCCGCGGGGGAGCGAGGACGCTCCGCTGCAGGCGCTGATTTTCGACGCCGTTTACGACAACTATCGCGGCATTGTCTGCTACGTCCGCATCGTGAACGGCGCCATGCAGCGCGGCGACGCGATAAAGATGATGGCGACGGGCGCTTCCTATGCGGTCGAAGAAGTGGGCGTCTTTTCGCCGGGCTGGACGCCGGTCGAGGCGCTGGGGGTGGGGGAAGTCGGCTACTTTACGGCGAGCATCAAGACGCTTGACGAGGCGCGCGTCGGCGATACCGTGACGAACGTCGCCCGGCCGGCGGAAAAGGCGCTTCCCGGTTACCAAGCGGTGAAATCGGTGGTCTACTGCGGCTTTTATCCGGTCGAGCGCGACGACTTCCCGCAGCTGCGCGACGCTTTGGAGAAACTGAAGCTGAACGACGCCTCGCTGACTTACGATCCCGAAACTTCGACGGCTCTGGGCTTCGGATTCCGCTGCGGCTTCCTCGGGCTGCTGCATATGGACATCTCGCGCGAGCGGCTCGAGCGCGAATTCGACGTCCATCTCGTCGCCACGGCCCCCAATGTGGTGTACCGCGTCGTCAAGAAAGACGGCGAAGTCGTCGAAGCGCACCGCCCCGGCGATTTCCCGCCGGAAGGAGAGATCCGGGAAGTCCAGGAACCGATGATCCGGCTGACGGTCTACACGCCCAAGGATTACGTGGGCAAGGTCATGCAGCTCTGTCAGGACAAGCGCGGCGTTTATCTTAATCTCGACTACATCACGCCCGAGCGGGCGCGGCTTGTCTACGACCTGCCGCTGGCCGAGTTCATCGTGGAATTCTACGACAAGCTGCAGTCGCTGACGCGCGGCTATGCGTCTCTCGACTACGAGCATATCGGCTTCCGGGCCTCGAATCTGGTCAAGGTGGACATGCTCATCAATCAGGAGCCGATCGACGCGTTTTCGTTCATATGCCACGTCGACGACGCCTATCACCGCGGTCACGCCTCGGCCATGAAGCTGAAAACGCTGATCCCCAACCAGCTGTTCGAGGTGCCGATCCAGGCCTCGATCGGCAAAAAGGTGATCGTGCGCACCAACGTGCGGGCGCTGCGCAAAGACGTGCTCGCCAAGTGCTACGGCGGCGACATCTCGCGCAAGAACAAGCTGCTCGAAAAACAGAAGAAAGGAAAGGAACGCCTGAAGCAGATCGGCAAAGTCTCCATCCCGCCGGAAGCGTTCCTCTCGTTCCTCGACGTGAACGATGAAGAGGATGGCAGATAA